ATAACTTTTAATCAAGAAATAATTTTCTTGCAGCATACAATTATACCTGCAATTAATCCCAAATACAAATGCCAGCACACATATACCTATCAGATTTACTTGCTCAACATGTCACCTTCAGAAAAGTGACTACCATAGTGaagtctttctgaaaatcagactcaaaATGAAGAGCCCCAATAATTCAGGGGAAATGGGTTGGCAAATAAGGGGGTTTTCAAACTCAGAAACCCAAGAAGAACCCAAAGTCACAGCAAAATCTCAAAAAGTAAAGAAAACAATCCCTTCAAAGAGGCTGTTTTTGTTCTGAGCTCCTAGTCTCTTTGTAATATGTGTCACATTTTCTCATAAAACAACTGAATCTCTAAATAGAATTATATAAACATTACAAGCTCCCAGCTTTGGTTTTCATACCATGCCTGGCAGGTGAATGGCAGCAATTTCTTCAAGCTTTTCCAAGCAAGCCTATAAGGACTATTTTACTAGCTCTCTGCAGCTCtgattaaaataaattacaaataatTGCTACAAATTCAGACAAGGCATAAAAACCCTACATACTTGTGAAAAATTAAATGTTGTGGAAGATGGTTGTAATGACATTTTCATGCAAAACCACATCATTTGGAAAGCAGGATGTATAAGTATAATCTAAAACCTGTTCCATGCTTAATGAAGACTACAAAGGGATATTTTTGGAAATAATGACATTTTCTAGCTGTAACATGGGGCGCAGAAGCATTGCTATTAACCCGTTAATAGTcccattgagagagagagattattattttataaaatttGTCCCCAAATTTATTTCTCAAGCTGATGTTGAATGTAAACTGCCTTGAAGGTACAAGATGACTATCAGAAAGAAATGTAATAAAAGAGACAAACTATATTCAATTAAGAtggctttgttttgatttttttaaataattcatggGCTTTTGCAATTTTGCATCCTGTATAATCTTTAACCTTCCCCATTTCTGAGAAAAATAAAGGTAAATGCTGTACTGATTAATGGAAAAACCAATAGAACTCTATCCCTTCAATACCGGGGCCTACTGTAGCCATTTTACAGTCTCTAGTACAAGTTCAACAAGAACTCAACTTCAGAATGAATAACCTGCTGTCTCATTCCCCCATGCCATTATTGGTGGTCAGTAGAGTTTCTCATTCTCTCTTTGTCTCAGGCTGTGTCTATACTAGAAAGGTTTTGCTGATACAGctataggccatgtctacactagtgagcttAAAGCAGCACAGTGGTAacaatgcagctgcgccactgtaagatcgCACGTGTAGCTGATCtttgctgacgggagagagctgtcccgtcaacataataaaaccacccacAACGGGTGGTGGTAGCTATgtaggtgggagaagctctcccaccgacatagcgcaacacatactaccacttatgccagcaaaatatatgtcgctcagggatgtgtgtttttcacaccctgagcaactaagttttgccaacatatgtggtagtgtagacatggccgtaCCGGGACAGATATACCAGCAGAGCCTCCAGGGGAGATGCAGCTTATATACCGTCATAAGGCAATCTTTTGACGGTATAGTGAAACCACCTTCCCAGATGACATAAGCTATAATGGAAAAAGTGCTCTTTTGCCAATATAGTTGTGTTCACACAGAGGTTacttggttggttttttttgctggCATAGATATGTCCGTCAGGGATGCAGATTTCTCCACACTCCTGACcaatatagctatactggcaaaactttgtaatgtagacctggtCTCACGCTATGTCTACATTAGGAGTGCTTTACTGGTATAGGAATACCAGTATACTATACTAGGCAGCAAAATGCTCCTAGCATGGATGCAAACTATACTGGCAAACTGGTGCTTTGTATTGGTACCCCCCACAACATGCCTGAGCAAAAGAAAAGCATGAGAAAAATAGCAACGTGGCCAAAGCAACAGTATTCAGGAGGTCAGGTGGGTTTGTGCTCGTGCAGGTAACCCATGCTGCTGCATATGCCACCATGGCCACACCCATACTGCTGTTTTTAGTAcattagctcaagcagagctaataCATATCAGTctaccctcccagctgctgtacaGACTTATCCTACTGGCAGAGCCAATGCCAACCTCACAATGCTGCAGGAATACGACTAAAAGAACCCTCCTAGTCTCTATAAGCACAGGAATGTACCACTTGTAACAGTTGGCCAAGCTTGCGAGGCCCTGCACTCAACTTGATGGAATTTGTCTGTTGTGCCATAACTTTTGAATGCCACATCTGAcctattccaaaatttcagggaacgTTCTAGACATCAGTGGCCAGAACCTCTTGATTTGGAGGGCAATCAGAATGCcaaaagagagaaaagggggaCACGTAGAGCTCCTGTCATCTCTTGATGGCACTCATTAACCCCTTGCAGCATAACATTTCCCCTGTTCATATCTCAGGAGAGTTTAACATGTTGACAcactgaggttatgtctacacttaaaacactgctgcAGCTTTGCCACTGTACTGTAGCACTTCTGTGTAGACGCTCCATACAGTGACAGGAGGGGCTTTCCCattgctgtaggtaatccacctccctgagaggcagtagctaggtagACAGAATTCTTCCAtaaacctagcactgtctacattgaGGGTTAAGTTGGCTTAGGCACGCCGCtcagagtgtggatttttcacaccccgagagacatagctatgccaatgtaacttttcagtgtagacctgcTGGGGAGCGATGAGGTAGATTCTTAGCttgcaggggcagccagagggagaagagagagaaggctTCATTCATTCCATCTTCCTTCCTAATGTCCTGCCTCCTCAGCCTGCGCCAAGTGGGAAGAAAGATGGCACCAGCCATCCACCCCTTCCTTCCAATTTGGGAGAAAGAAAGGCAGTCTGGGGTGAGGGAAGAAGAAACACAGGGCTTCCCTGGCATGTTGCAGAGAATGGAGGATCATAGCAGGAATGGGCAGAGAGCAATAGAGGAAAACAGAGCTCTAGGTATGGTGAGGAAAATGTGGGACCTTgatgggggcagtggaggaggagagacaCACAGCACCCTTGACATGGTGTAGACTAgagaatgggggaccctggtGTGGGCATAAGGGGGATTGGAGGGGATCAGAATCCCTGACATGCTGTGAAAATGAAGGACCctggtgtggggggagaagggaatggaGAGGAACAGAGCCTCTGGTATGGCGTGGAGAATGGGGGACCCTGCTGTGCAGGGGTACACAGAACCATTAGTGGAGGAAACTGGGGAACCCTGGTGGGGGATGTTGGTATGGGGAAGGGAGGCGCACAGAGTCACTGCAATAGGGAAAAGAATGCGGGACTCTGGTATGGGAGGAAAGAAACTGGGGGGCACACAGAGACCCTACCAGGGAGGTGATTGCGGGGAGTTGCAGCAAGTCCCTGAAATAGATGGGGACAGGAGAATGGAACACAGGGAACACGTTGGGATCATGAACGGATGCCAGGAGCATGGCCAGCAGAAGCAACAAAGCATGTAACCCCCCCAATATATGTTGTGATTTACAGGATAATTATGTTAACAAAACAGTAAAGACTATGCAAAAATGGCATTGTCTTATTCTACGGGGCCTATCCAGGAAGGCACTTATTTCTGTATGTAACCTTAAGCATGGGTACATGATCCAATACCTTCCATATTCAGGGCCCAGATGTGTTGCCAAGTTAtatctgttttattttgttgattCAGACCCCAGTGCTCCCATTGATGATTGCACTTAATCACATGCCTGGGCCTGCACAGCCCCACTTATGTTAATGGCACTTTGGGTAGGCACAGAGGTATGCCCTCACACAgacaattgcaggatcagggcctacaacAAGGAACACTTCATGAGGCTCCCCCTGAAGGGCTACTTCGATTCATTCCATCAGGTTGGGGGAAGGTTTTCACTCACCTCAGTTGTTATTGTTCCCCTTTGCCAAGCAGTAGCAGATTTTGACTCCGACaggtcagtttcccatttgtagcAGAAATTGTGGAGTCAGGTATTTTCTAGGGAATTTGTTTCCTTACAAAATGTACACACCATCCTGTTTCCTTGAACTAAGATGGCAACACACCGCACAAAGGCAACTGTCTTTTGCATAAACCCTAGCTgaggctctgctccagccccagaagcAGCTACCTCCCTCCAATCTCACTGCAAAACTCATGCTTAACACTTAGCCCTCAAGAACAGAAACACCCCTAGCCCAAAACTCTTACCAAGAACATCCCTGGCCAGAAAGGTGAACCCTTAACCCTCCTTTTGTGCACTTGATTTGCAATATAAAAGCTCTGGAAGGAATAATAACTACACTGAAAGTGCTTTAACCCACACAATACCCTTAACGATTGAGTATGGTTACTGCCTGACACCCTTAACTCTTCCTCTGGAGAGTTTCACCCTGTTAACCCCAAATGTGCAAGTCACTAACACCCTTTGTTACAACACTACAAAATGTATCAATATCAACTACAATCAGTGGAAATAAGGTGGAATGAAAGACTAAGCTATTAAGAGTGCTATTAATTTCACTGTAAAGTCTTTGGCCTGTGGAACTTTGGGGGACGTTTCTATTatctttgtataaataattaaatagtcaaaTAGAGACATGCTTGCCTACATCTTGTGGAAGTGTAAAGATACTATGAGAACATACTTGCCAGAAATGGGTTTACTCATTAACGCAGGTGTTAACATGAACTGGTAATTAGCCTGTTGGCAATTTACTTTCAGAGAAACCTTGGAAAAATCTTACAAATGTCAGTTACTTTTACATTTATCTCTTTAACTTATGagcactgcacacacaaaaagtttTCATCATTATGCTAAAGTGAGTGCAGTAACTTTATCCCGAATTGTGCGCTAAAAGGTCACAACCACAATTATATGGAGGTGAAAGATATTTTACCAAAGGCACTTTAAGATGAACAATTAGGAATCATAATTACTGTAGAACAGCATATACCTCAAGTGCCAGCTTTCTGAATGACAAAGCAGAAGCATGATTCATTCCCATTAAGTTCTTCTTTTGCTTCCATGGTAAAAAGACTGCATGTGAATTCAGTGTAAAGATCTAAAGCATGCTGCAGTAGCACCATATTCCAGACAGCAAAATAGAAGAGGACTGGTAACTGGTCATTTGGGTTTTCTCCTTTACAGAAAATGAATAGTCAATATGTGCGCTTTGAAGTGTTTGGATGTGAAACTGAGGAACTAACAGATTTCTGGGAAAAGACAATTGAAAAACAAACTAAGCATCTGCAAATTGAAAAAGAACGTCAACAGAGAAGTGCTCTGCCAAAGTAagttgcaggggggtgggggaaggggtgcttGCTTCTGTGGGTTGGTATtgtaatcctttaaaaaaataataaataaatacatttagtGCATGCCATAGATGCCAGAATGACAGCCCAGGAAATATGGGTTCTCTGTATAATATACAACAACAAAGCTTCATGCGCTGCCCCTCCCACTGTGTGCCTCAACCATGACCTCAATGGCCATCTCATAAAGACGAGAGAGAGTAGTTTATTCTTGGGACCTGCTCAAGCCACTAATGCTACCTTTCTCCCTCACTGTCTGGTGCTGTGTGGAGCCTCAGCTCAACCACAGTAGAGAATCTGGCCTTAGATCATTTAGCCTTTCTAGCCTTGTGTTCGctatgaaaaaatgtgtgttcttaactcagagTAGCTAATGTAACTAACCCACGGTCAATCCCTAATTAAAACAAGGCAGCTGTAGTTTCAACATGTGTCAGCAGGCCAAGGCACACCCTAAGCTCCCCTCTAGTCTTTACCTCAGCCTGCTAACCTGTGAAAACTataaactgccttgtcttcagaGGATCTTACCTTGTGTTGGTTACCCCGAAGTAAAGAAcacgccttttctttttttttcccctagtgaAGAAGCACCTTTTCACACAAGCTGGTCCCAAATAAAGGAAGCGTTCAAAATTCACCCaccctttccctttttttttttgaaaaaaatttaaaatccaacagaagaggaaggaaggatggatggTGTTGCAGTTAGTGCCCTGGCTTAGGATGTGTGAGAGCTGAGCTAAGTTCAGTTCCTGGGTCTGCCTTAGATTTACACTGTAACCTCAGGCAAGTCCCTTAATTTCTGCATCCTcagctccccacctgtaaaatttctcccatcttttgtctgtcttgtctattcgcTCTTTGGGCCAGGAACTCTTACTATGAATCTGTGCAGTGCCTAGTACAGTGCCTTGATCCTTTTTGGGGCCTTTAGGTACTACTGCACTAGAAATGAACTCCAATCTCTCGCCTAACCTATCTGGTCAACAAATAAGAAGTATTGCTCCTGGCAAGAATCTTGTAGATTTAACCATACACAGTCTCTCCTTTGCTTTCAATCTAGTAGTGCCAGAGGAAACCAAGAAAGTACTGTAAGAGGTTGTCCAGGAGGTGGCAGCAGCCAACCTTGAGAATTAAGGGATGACCTCACAAAGtagctttgtcaagccaggagAGATGAAAACCAGAGATGACTGAGCCCCAAAGCTCAGGTTAGGTTTCCTCATCATGTCATCCCAGGGGCATTATGCTCGAAGACACTCCAGACGCGCAGGGTTTGGTAGATCTCCCACTGTTGCTACTGCTGGTGGAGCAGCACCAATGGTAGCAGTGGTGGAAAATGTTAGAAAGATGCGTTTGGTGGTATCTCTCAAAGCCCAGAGATATGCAAGACTGGAGTCTTTTTGGTGATACCAGTGTTTATGTTTCCTGTCTTAGACTCAGAACTGAATGGAAGGAGAGGCTGGAAAAAAGGATACAGATGATGAAGACTCAAAATG
The sequence above is a segment of the Natator depressus isolate rNatDep1 chromosome 5, rNatDep2.hap1, whole genome shotgun sequence genome. Coding sequences within it:
- the LOC141987623 gene encoding protein FAM240B-like, whose translation is MNSQYVRFEVFGCETEELTDFWEKTIEKQTKHLQIEKERQQRSALPKLRTEWKERLEKRIQMMKTQNEEPAS